The window gaccacttctcagttcctatgcttcctggctgatgttttggtcacttttgaatgctggcggtgctctcactctagtggtagcataagacggagtctacaacccacacaagtggctcaggtagtgcagttcatccaggatggcacatcaatgcgagctgtggcaaaaaggtttgctgtgtctgtcagcgtagtgtccagagcatggaggcgctaccaggagacaggccagtacatcacgagacgtggaggaggccgtaggagggcaacaacccagcagcaggaccgctaactccgcctttgtgcaaggatgtGCACTGccggagccctgcaaaatgacctccagcaggccacaaatgtgcacgtgtcagcatatggtctcacaaggggtctgaggatctcatctcggtacctaatggcagtcaggctacctctggcgagcacatggagggctgtgcggccccacaaagaaatgccaccccacaccatgactgacccaccgcctgctggaggtcattttgcagtgctctggcagtgcacctccttgcacaaaggtggaggtaacggtcctgctgctgggttgttgccctcctacggcctcctcctcctacggcctcctccacgtctcctgatgtactggcctgtctcctggtagcgcctccatgctctggacactacgctgacagacacagcaaacctttttgccacagctcgcattgatgtgccatcctggatgaactgcactacctgagccacttgtgtgggttgtagactccgtctcatgctaccactagagtgaaagcaccgccagcattcaaaagtgaccaaaacatcagccaggaagcataggaactgagaagtggtctgttgtCACCACCTGCTgcaccattcctttattgggggtgtcttgctaattgcctataatttccaccttttgtctattccatttgcacaacagcatgtgaaatttattgtcaatcagtgttgcttcctaagtggacagtttgatttcatagaagtgtcattgacttgtagttacattgtgttgtttaagtgttccctttatttttttgagcagtgtatatttttggcaacttttactttaactccactacattcctaaagaaaataatatattttttactcCATAAATTTTCCCTAGCAACCAAAAatgctcgttacattttgaatgcttagcagtacagacaaattgtcaaattcacgtgcttatcaagagaacatccctggtcatcgctactgcctctgatctggtcgACTTACTAAACATAAATGTAAAGAAACCAAGAAAGCCATGCAGTCTGGTTTTcataataaggaatttgaaattatttaacatttttgttttacttttgattcttaagtatattttaagaATTACATTTACTTGTGAtactttaaaaaacaaaaactcaagtagtattttactggatgaccTTTACTTTTACTTGACTCCTTTTGACAACTGAGTACTTTTTGTAGCCGCATAAAAattaggaggaaggggagggaggaggacagaggaagacattttttttaacattttagtcatttagcagatgctcttatccagagcgacttacagtagagtgcatacatttgattacattttttttttttttacattttattacattttacatactgagacaaggatatcccctaccggccaaaccctccctaacccggacgacgctatgccaattgtgcgtcgccccacggacctcccggttgcggccggctgcgacagagcctgggcgcgaacccagcccagcctgggcgcgaacctagACACTCTGGGTtcgctctagaccactgcgccacccgggaggctgagAGAGGGAAGAGTGAGAGAAAAATAGACGGATGTTGAGGATAGCAACAGAGAGTCTGAGAAACAAACTGCACAATTCCTTCTCTTTCCCACTCTATCCCTATTCCTTGATAGGATGTTTCTCTCTTTGCTTCTGAACTATTCTCTACATTTTGTGAAGATTGATTCACTGCATGGCAGCTAAGTGAAATTGTTCTCTGTCTCAGGCCCAACTCAATCAGGGCACTGTGACTCCCTACCCACAGTTCAGTGCCGATGGGGATGCAGGCATCTTGGATAAGGCCATCAAGGCCAAAGGTGaggttgtcacacacacacacaaataatgttTGAATGTGTTTCATAGCAGAGAAGCTTAGTTGAATAGAACTCACTCCGTGTGTAACATGGAGCATAGAAGGACATTCTGAGGGCATGTGACCGTGTGTACATTTCCGGGTCCGTGTTTTCATTGTCTCTTACTGGGGAGTAGTCAGAGCTGCCTAACCGTAAGCCCGGGGCCACACAGACACTTAATGTTCATAAAGAAATTGATAAGGGCTCATGGATTAGAGTATGCGACATCGTTTCTTATTGAACAAGTCCTTCCGTCTTGTCTCTGTGACGTAGGTGTAGATGAGAACACCATCATTGAAGTGCTGGTGAAGAGGAGCAACGCCCAGAGACAGCAGATCAAAGCTAGCTACCAAAAGGCTAGTGGCAAGGTAAGACGGGACACCCACTAGGTGTGTTTGGTTTGCCAGCTCGTGGGTGGAATTCGCACTTTAGGACTAATGGAAAAATGCAAAACGTGCATAATCCAGAAACCTGGTGCACCTGGAaagctaaaacacacacacgtgtgtatgACTGTGGAAGTGTGTATCATCCCTCTGTCTGCAGCCTCTGGAGACTGCCCTGAAGTCAGCCCTAAATGGAGAGCTGGAGGAGGTGGTTCTGGCACTGCTCAAAACACCAGCCCAATATGACGCCCAACAGCTCAAACTGGCCATGAAGGTACACATGCACTCACTCCCTCCTACTACTAAGAATATACAATACTACTTAGAATACAAACAAATGTGAATCTTTCCCTCCGTTCGGGTGGCCTAGAGACGGTAATAGATACAATACAAATAATTAAAGTGTAATGATTACCTTCTAAAGAGGACGCTGGGATGACGTCATCCTGTATTCTTGCTTAGCTGTTTAGTATGACCCACCCACTTCCTAACACCCTACCCATAGTGACACTATTCTGCTGTATTGTTGTGTAGTTGTGTAATAACAGTGGGACTTCTAAAATGGGTGGGACTGTCTGTCTTCTTCGTACAATGGGTGTGACTGTTTTAATATGAGGAGACTGTAAGAAAAGTGGTGATGAGTACCTACTATACTTTTGGTTTAACGATACACAAGTCTGTGcatgtgcagtgtgtgtgagcccagctagcacatttggttccttggaagttgtgggaacgtacgtTTTTGGTTTCCCTTTGGTTCTGTGAACGAAGCTATAAGTTTCCTGACTGGTAAAatggttgcagggaggttctgagaatgttgttttaaacgttctgagaacggaaGTGAAAATGTGTCTTGTTCTGGGAACGtatatttttaggttgcagggaggttctgggAATGTTTAGAACTCCAAGCACCGACGGGACACATGGAAATTCATTTGCTTAAGCATTAATAatgcaaacacatttattttttattttggcaCAGTCAGTGAGATTTGAACCTTTGACCTTTTGTTCTCTATCAATGGAATTATAATTTTAGTGAAGTtttttaaatgtgctgagaatgtttcaATGCCAAACAACTATCcagcaccattcccagaaagttatgggaaggttgtatgcagaATAACCATGGGACAACCACGGTCTCACCAATCTCTAAGAAACATACAGTGTTCacaacgttatgtgctagctgggaggtGTCTGGCATAGTGGTAGACTTGTAGGTGCAGGTAGTGCCATGCTTCAGTCTGTTCTGTTCCATTTGGGGTATAATGAACATGGCCTAGCTCCTTATGTGTTTGTGTCGTCCAATCCTGGGCTCTTTTGTCTCAGCTTTGACTTGTGACCCTTTTGTCCTTGTTGACCCTTCACCCCTCTCACCTATCTCTCTCAGGGATTGGGCACAGATGAGGATACTCTGATTGAGATTCTGGCCTCCAGGACCAATAAAGAGATCAATGAGATAAAGAAGGTCTATAAGGAAGGTGTGTAATATGTTTATGTCTGCAATATGTAGATGTCCTGTACGTGATGTGATAGTTACAACAAGCCAATAATCCTGGCTTTTTTCTTGCTAGAATACAAAAACGAGCTGCAGAATGACATCAAGTCTGACACAGGCGGAGACTTCAGAAATGCTCTGCTCTCGCTctgcaaggtgtgtgtgtgtgtttatttatagTTTCTTTAACTTTAGATGAATAGTATGGCACAATTAACCTCACTGCCCCCGCTCTTTCCCTCACATACTGTAGGCTACTAGGAATGAGGACTTCATCGTGAACCAGGAACTTGCTGAAAGTGATGCCAAGGTATGGAGGAGAAGAAAGAAATCAACGTTTGACACTGGCACAGAGAGTCAATGTGTAATTTAATCCCTGTGTGATGCCTGTGCCTACTCTATCGATCCATAGGCCCTGTATGaggctggagagaagaagaagggaaCGGACTGCTCTGTCTTCATAGACATTCTGACCACCAGAAGTGCTCCTCAGCTCCGCCAAGGTGAATATGTGACAGCACAGCTCTATGTGAGCTAAATAAAAGTACAGACTCAGAGCTTCTGGTATATCAAACTGTAGTTTGACGAAACATGGTAAATTATGCTGCTAAACTTGTAAAACCACTTAGGAGACAAGTAGTAGAAATGCCCTTGCTAGAGTGCTCCTCTTTGTTTAagcccattcagcattgttcacacccttttAAGCCTTAGCTACACCTATTTAAGTATTCATATGTAAACGCATGTAAGTCAGCATGGCATTGTCTTCCAGAAACCAGTCTCGCTACTTAAACTTTCTCCCACTGAACTTTGTCGATAAATAGCACCTGCTCAATTGAGGGCAGAAAAGTTGTTGAGAGTtgtagcaacacttttgcagttgtcCATAGCTTTCCAAAAATCTGCAGTAGCAAAGATGATCTATATACTGACCAGtatattaatgtggatgctaccgtgATTACAGATAATCATTAATTAATTGTGAACAATGATGAGTGAGAAGGTTAGAGGGATAAATATCATACCCCTCAAAAATGCTAACCCCccattattggtaatggtgagagcaGAGCCGGCAAACGTGTGGCGAGCAGCATTTTCCCAGCACTTTTCAATTAGATGAGGCAGTGCTACACCACTTTTGATTTAGTTTTATCATTATTTTTTTTACGCAAATGTGTTGAAATCAAGGACAAAATGTTTCTTTGATAATTTGTCAACTCACACAACTAGTAGCCTATGTCCTTCTCATCACACGGTCccttgtggctcagttggtagagcatggcgcttgcaacgccagggttgttggttcgattcccacggggggccagtacaaaaaagtatgaatgtatgtacttgtaagtcgctctggataagagcgtctgctaaatgacttaaatgtaaatgttaaatgtcatCAGAGTACTCCAGGTTATCGTGTGGGCTCACACCGTAGAACAGGGTTTCCCACACTCAGTCCTGGGGCCCCCCTGGCGCACGTTTTGGtctttgccctaacactacacagctgattcaaataaccaactcatcatcaagatTTGATTAtattaatcagctgtgtaatgCTGGGTAAAAAAATGAAACGTCCACCCAAAGGGAGGCCCCAGGACCGTGTGGGAAACCCTGCTGTAGAGCATTAGGATAAAGTGGCTTGCGCTCTGCTCACCTCGACCAAAAGTTACACTTCCAGTGTAAcaggtttaaaaaaacaacatcacctcctccctcccgaCATACTTGACCCTCTCCAATTCGTCTACCGCCCTGACagatccacagacaacgcaatagccattgcactgcacactgccctcaaACACAAACAAAATAAATGCATATCTGAGGCTGCTGTTCATCAGTTACAGCTGggccttcaataccatagtgcgcTCTAAGCTCATCACAAAGCTCAAAACCCTGAGACAAGTCCTTATTcaactggttcctggacttcctgacaggccgccccaggtggtgaaggtaggcaacattacGTCCTCAGTCCCCACCTGTACTCCATGtatacccacgactgcgtggcctcaCGCCGTTCCAACTCCATCACCAAGTTCGCAGACAGCATGACAGTagcaggcctgattaccaacaacgacgagacagcctaggACGTAGGCACTCTGACGGTATGGTGCCAGGTAAACatgctctccctcaacgtcagcaaaacaaagtaACTGATTGCGGTATACACATCTCCAATGAGCTGAAATGGTCATATCCACACGGACATCGAGGTGAAAAAGGCACAGCAGCGactcttcaatctcaggaggcaGAAGATATTAGGCATTTGTCCGGGGGCCCTCAGTCTCCTACAGGAGCACCATCGGGAGCATACGGTCAGACTGCATCATGGCCGGGTACGGCAACTCCACTGCCACTGACTGCAAGGTtctacagagggtggtacgcTCAGCCGAACGTACAATTGGGTGCTCATTACCTGCCATCCAGaacacctacaacaccaggtgttgcaggaaggccaagaagatcatcaaggacctcagacAAGCAAGCCACAGCCTGTTCTCCCCGCTTCCATTACTCAGACGCGGGCAGTATAGGAGTATTATGACAAACTGTCGGACTGaccaatagcttctacccccagaccatcaggctgctgaatagtcACTAGGCAGCTACCTGCTCCCCCTCCTGCCCCCTTTGCAGCTCTCTCTATTCATATTCTACCCCACCGCCCCCAATGAACATTTACGTATACTCAAGAATTTCACTGTACACTTCGATTACATCTGTgaccctgtgcatgtgactaacAAACGCATCTAATCTATTCATCGTAAAATaatctttaggggtgtcaataatttgaCCCATACCTTTTTGATTATTTAACAAGTATTAGCTAAAATCTCTTTATTTGAgcaataggacaaatataagcacccaccaaattattataattatttaattacacacacacacttatttctCACCACCTGTTAATTACGTTGTAGCCCTATCTATAGGGTTCTTTGTTTTTGTCATCACTTAGACACTGATGAATACTACTACAATCTAGATGTGCGTGTGTTTTCCCTTTTTCGTACACTGCACGTGCAACCACAAATTATTTGATACTGTTTGAACATTTCAAgtacatctctctcgctctctctttcaggGTTTGAGAAGTACTTAAAGTACAGTAAGGTGGATGTGACAAAGGCTATCGACCTGGAACTGAAGGGAGACATTGAGAACTGTCTGACTGCCTTGGGTGAGATGGCACTGCCAGGACCAAGTCTAGTAATGTTCCAATGTCTTTTAAATAATATGTGCATCACCCTCAATCCATGTCTTCTGCTGCATCACACCCTTCACTGGGCATCAGTCCTGTTACATTACACAATGTCCTTCATTTACTCATGCACAAAAAGCCCACACTGAACAAATTTACATTGGTCTCTCGAGTATAAAATAATCATCACTTATAAATAGATGGGATGGCACATTATCCAAATGCACATTCACTATACTACAACTCCTGCAATGCACTGGTCACCTCATGGCCATTCCGATATCCTTGCGACAGCTTTGGGGAATGCTGCCTCTTGTCTATGCTGCTCTATGATGTCACCTGACTGGTTTTGCTATCTGTCTTTCAGTGAAGTGTGCTGGAAGCAAGCCTGCTTTCTTTGCTGAGATTCTCAACTTGGCCATTAAGGTCTGTTTACTGTTAAAACATAGTTACAGTATGTTTTATGTGCCAGAGAAGAGTTtgacctgggttgtgttcattaaacAGAAAATCTATTAAAAAGAAATGTTTCTATCGGACAAATCCAGGTACCTGTTATAGTCCAAAAACGACCCTATTTTAAGATTTGACAATCTACAGAAGAACATGCAAATACTGTACaagaaagcacaaacagatctcgGTTCAAGCTAAGGACCTTGCACTATCTGGTTATAAATCTTCAGTTTGTGTGCCTGTGCCATACCCCAGGGTAAAGGAACCAGGACCAAGATTCTGACCCGTATCATGGTGAGCCGTTCTGAAGTGGACATGGCCCGGATCAAACAAGCGTACCAGAAGACGTTTGGGAAAACCCTCTACCAGGATATTCTGGTGAGCAAACATCTCCACTGCCAAAGTGGCAATAAAAGACAAGGAACTGTTTCCCCGACCCAGATTAAGCATAGTACTAGACCTTAAAGCTTTTTCAACAGATTCTCCATTGAGAATGAGTTTAAacccaggactaggcttaatcggGGTCCAGAGTTTTAAGGACATGCATCAGATTGTACGAAGTATTCAGATTTCTGGGTCCAATCTGAGATAGGATAGAAGACTGACCATGTGTGAAATGGGAAAATATGGCATCTGAAAAATAATGgtcaaaataaaatgttatattaTGGTGTCTAAACATGATTTATATTTTGTAGAGTAACtcttatttaactcggcaagtcagttaagaacaaattcttatttacaatgacggcatacacCGGGCAAatccagacgatgctgggccaattgtgcgccgccctatgggactctcaatcccggccgtttgtgatacagcctcTGTCTCTTACCCCCTTAGAATGACACCAATGGCGACTATAAGAAGATCCTACTGGCCTTGTGTGGAAGTGACAgctaactttctctctctcacctagcAAGAATGGCATTCGCACCATTTTAGAAAACATTACCCTCCAATGCCTCAATGTGCACTTCCCAAAATATAATGGTTCATGACAAATATCTGAAATGGCAGTCCTGATGTATTTCTTCTAAATGCTAACAGCAATAAGCAGTTAGTATGTTAAGCAGCATTGCATAATTTAGCCTAGCTTCAGTAGACTTGGTGATCTATTCCATAGTGCAATATATCACACACTTAACCATTTGTGTGCCAAGAATATACAGTGGCATTGTACTATGATTGAATAACTGGTCCTTTGTGAAAATAAAGCATTTTATGTGGATCCAAATTGTCTGAATTCAATTTTTTActtttattattagtattatttttTGCAATGCAGCCTGTAGCCTGTCTATGAAAGTTATAATTTGATAATGACCCACCTCAGACCATGTCATGAGTTACATTTAcaacactgtaaaacacagacatTGTGTAATACAAATGAGATATCTCACTCTAGAATTTAGATGTAATTATTTGTATTAGGTCTACAGTAGCAAGACGTAATTTTGAAGGATGGTCACATGTAAGGCCATTCTTGAAGACAGAGGAGAGTAGAATACAGGTTTTGAACAAACTGACTTCTTAATCTTATTAACATAAGCCTAATTGAAATTCCAACATAAAGAAAAACTATGGAACCATCTCAGAGGCAAAAATGTACGAAAATATGTGTTTGTTCGGACCTGGGTGGTCTTGCTTACACATTGCTAACCATGTAAGTAAAGAAATGACAATCAAACGTATGAATTTCAACACAGTAGGCCTACATTCTCATGGTCATGGAGGAATGCCGTGTCATGAACCACAGATATAGTAGGCTACTGATAACAGTTTTGATTAGGCCCAAACAGAGAAAGTTGTTTGTTTGAAGTCTTGATTAAGCTGAAAAACCCTTgtggtttgctgaaaataaattacATCCATTGTGGTATGGGTCAGATTGACCCGCACAGTTTAAACACACTCAAGACAGTCAAAGAATCACGTAAAAACAGCCAATACTTTATTTTGTCAGACCTTTCAGAAATAAGAAATACAAGAACATTTGATTTCAAACTCCATATTTAAGaactttttgaaaaaaaaaaaatcctttctCACAAATAAGCATTTTCTGGAGCTCATTTTTGAATGTCTGTCAGAGATCTGCTGTTCTCGCACTGAGAAGGAGAAGCTTGGGAAAGCTCCTTTTCTCCCAAAGGTATAGGTATGGTATATTTCTCCCATAAGTGTTTAATTTGGACCTGTGCAAATATCTAGACAGATGAAAGCCTCCGGGTCAAAATGACCCACAACATCATG is drawn from Salvelinus fontinalis isolate EN_2023a chromosome 4, ASM2944872v1, whole genome shotgun sequence and contains these coding sequences:
- the LOC129853231 gene encoding annexin A1-like, whose translation is MSFLQQTLYLGMADDSAQLNQGTVTPYPQFSADGDAGILDKAIKAKGVDENTIIEVLVKRSNAQRQQIKASYQKASGKPLETALKSALNGELEEVVLALLKTPAQYDAQQLKLAMKGLGTDEDTLIEILASRTNKEINEIKKVYKEEYKNELQNDIKSDTGGDFRNALLSLCKATRNEDFIVNQELAESDAKALYEAGEKKKGTDCSVFIDILTTRSAPQLRQGFEKYLKYSKVDVTKAIDLELKGDIENCLTALVKCAGSKPAFFAEILNLAIKGKGTRTKILTRIMVSRSEVDMARIKQAYQKTFGKTLYQDILNDTNGDYKKILLALCGSDS